One region of Mesobacillus boroniphilus genomic DNA includes:
- the hemL gene encoding glutamate-1-semialdehyde 2,1-aminomutase yields the protein MRSYDKSIAAFKEAKELLPGGVNSPVRAFKSVNMDPIFMEKGKGSKIYDIDGNEYIDYVLSWGPLILGHTNDKVVEGIKKVAELGTSFGAPTVVENELAQLVIDRVPSIEMVRMVSSGTEATMSALRLARGYTGRNKILKFEGCYHGHGDSLLIKAGSGVATLGLPDSPGVPEGVAKNTITVPYNDLESVRFAFEQYGDDIAGVIVEPVAGNMGVVPPVKGFLEGLREITTQYGTVLIFDEVMTGFRVGYNCAQGYYNVTPDLTCLGKVIGGGLPVGAYGGKREIMEQIAPSGPIYQAGTLSGNPLAMTAGLETLKQLTPESYKEFERKADILENGLKAAAEKYGIPHTINRAGSMIGIFFTNENVINYEVAKQSNLEFFAAYYREMANEGVFLPPSQFEGLFLSTAHTDEDLQKTIEAAEKAFSKLQNK from the coding sequence ATGCGCTCATATGATAAATCGATTGCAGCTTTTAAAGAAGCGAAAGAACTATTGCCTGGAGGAGTAAACAGTCCCGTCCGCGCATTCAAGTCTGTCAATATGGATCCTATCTTCATGGAAAAAGGGAAGGGTTCAAAAATCTATGACATCGATGGCAATGAATATATTGATTATGTATTATCATGGGGACCACTGATCCTTGGCCACACGAACGACAAGGTCGTTGAGGGAATCAAGAAAGTAGCGGAGCTTGGGACAAGCTTCGGTGCACCGACAGTTGTTGAGAACGAACTTGCACAATTAGTCATTGACCGTGTGCCTTCAATTGAGATGGTAAGAATGGTATCTTCGGGAACTGAGGCAACGATGAGTGCATTACGCCTTGCCCGTGGGTATACAGGCAGAAACAAAATCCTTAAGTTTGAAGGCTGCTACCATGGACATGGTGACTCATTGCTTATAAAAGCTGGCTCAGGCGTCGCCACGCTTGGTTTGCCTGACAGCCCTGGTGTTCCTGAGGGAGTTGCCAAGAACACGATTACAGTACCATACAACGATCTTGAGAGCGTCCGTTTCGCATTTGAACAGTATGGTGATGATATTGCCGGCGTGATCGTAGAACCAGTAGCTGGGAATATGGGTGTTGTACCACCTGTTAAAGGATTCCTTGAGGGACTTCGCGAAATCACTACTCAGTATGGAACAGTATTGATTTTTGACGAGGTTATGACAGGCTTCCGCGTAGGGTATAACTGTGCACAAGGCTATTACAATGTAACACCTGACCTTACTTGCCTTGGCAAGGTCATAGGCGGAGGCCTTCCAGTAGGCGCATACGGCGGCAAGAGAGAAATCATGGAGCAAATCGCTCCAAGCGGTCCGATTTACCAGGCAGGGACGCTATCAGGCAACCCGCTTGCGATGACAGCTGGACTGGAAACATTGAAGCAGCTAACGCCGGAATCATACAAAGAGTTTGAACGCAAAGCCGATATCCTTGAAAATGGACTTAAGGCTGCGGCGGAGAAATACGGAATTCCGCACACAATCAACCGTGCAGGATCCATGATCGGCATCTTCTTCACAAATGAAAATGTTATCAACTATGAGGTAGCTAAACAATCGAATCTTGAATTCTTTGCAGCATACTACCGTGAAATGGCAAACGAAGGAGTATTCCTGCCACCATCACAGTTCGAAGGATTATTCTTATCAACAGCACACACAGACGAAGACCTGCAAAAAACAATCGAAGCAGCAGAGAAGGCATTCTCCAAGCTGCAGAATAAATAA
- the hemB gene encoding porphobilinogen synthase: protein MKHLEFSRHRRLRQTANMRALVRENYLRTEDLIYPLFVVEGENVKNEVSSMPGVYQLSLDNLKEEITEVESLGIKSVLLFGVPNEKDEVGCQAYHDHGILQEAIRVIKKAFPDMVVIADTCLCEYTSHGHCGVIEDGKVLNDPSLELLGKTAVSQAQAGADIIAPSNMMDGFVTAIRFALDEAGYHDVPIMSYAVKYSSAFYGPFREAAESTPQFGDRKSYQMDPANRIEAMREAESDVMEGADFLIVKPGMPYLDIVRDVKNNFNLPVVIYNVSGEYSMVKAAAQNGWVDEKSIVMEMLTGMKRAGSDLIITYHAKDAARWLKEQ from the coding sequence ATGAAACACCTTGAATTCAGCCGCCATCGCCGTCTTCGTCAGACAGCGAATATGCGCGCACTTGTACGTGAAAACTATCTTCGCACGGAAGACTTAATCTATCCGCTTTTTGTCGTTGAAGGAGAAAATGTAAAAAACGAAGTTTCTTCAATGCCGGGAGTCTATCAATTATCCCTTGATAACCTAAAAGAAGAAATCACTGAAGTGGAATCTCTGGGCATTAAATCTGTGCTGCTTTTCGGCGTTCCGAACGAAAAAGATGAAGTAGGCTGTCAGGCTTATCATGACCACGGAATTTTGCAGGAAGCGATCCGGGTCATCAAAAAGGCTTTTCCTGATATGGTCGTCATTGCCGATACTTGCCTTTGTGAATACACAAGCCATGGCCACTGCGGCGTAATTGAGGATGGCAAAGTTCTTAACGACCCTTCTCTTGAGCTGTTAGGAAAGACGGCTGTCAGCCAGGCACAAGCAGGCGCGGATATCATCGCACCATCAAACATGATGGACGGTTTTGTCACAGCGATCCGTTTTGCTTTGGATGAAGCAGGATACCATGATGTTCCAATCATGTCCTATGCTGTAAAATATTCTTCTGCATTTTACGGTCCTTTCCGCGAAGCAGCAGAAAGCACGCCGCAATTTGGCGACCGCAAATCCTACCAGATGGATCCGGCAAACCGCATCGAAGCTATGCGTGAAGCTGAATCAGATGTTATGGAAGGCGCAGATTTCCTGATCGTCAAACCGGGCATGCCATACCTTGACATCGTCCGTGATGTGAAAAACAACTTCAACCTGCCTGTCGTCATCTATAATGTGAGCGGTGAGTACTCAATGGTCAAAGCAGCAGCTCAAAACGGCTGGGTTGACGAAAAGAGCATCGTGATGGAAATGCTGACAGGAATGAAGCGTGCCGGATCAGACCTGATCATCACTTATCATGCCAAGGATGCAGCACGCTGGCTGAAGGAACAATAA
- a CDS encoding uroporphyrinogen-III synthase, with the protein MIPAHSLQNKTVMIPRGKAHAKPFTELVARNGGIPVEIPLIAFKAVAASEILLNKLKNLHTYDWIIFTSNVTVETFYSFIKKNRASLPKIAVIGEKTKEIVEALGEKVDFVPEKYVAEGFVDEFLPYVNQSERILIPKGNLARDYISAALKEKGAVVDEIIIYETFLPEESKVKLVKMLTEESLDILTFTSPSTIDHFMKIVEENNLREKLEHCIVSCIGPVTKRKAEEWGLKVHAMPEKYTVEEMLKSVANYIKMEGNL; encoded by the coding sequence ATGATTCCAGCGCATTCGCTGCAAAATAAAACGGTCATGATTCCAAGGGGAAAGGCTCACGCGAAGCCTTTCACCGAATTAGTTGCTAGAAATGGAGGGATTCCGGTGGAGATCCCTCTTATTGCCTTTAAAGCGGTTGCAGCTTCTGAAATTCTACTTAATAAACTTAAGAATTTACATACATACGATTGGATTATCTTTACTAGCAATGTGACAGTAGAAACTTTTTATTCATTCATTAAAAAGAACAGGGCTTCTCTGCCTAAAATTGCAGTAATTGGCGAAAAAACAAAAGAGATCGTTGAAGCCTTGGGAGAAAAGGTAGACTTTGTTCCAGAGAAGTATGTTGCAGAAGGATTTGTCGATGAGTTCTTACCTTATGTCAATCAGAGCGAGAGGATCCTGATTCCAAAAGGGAACCTGGCCAGGGATTATATCTCTGCAGCACTGAAGGAAAAGGGAGCTGTCGTCGATGAAATCATTATCTATGAAACCTTCTTGCCGGAAGAAAGCAAAGTCAAGCTCGTTAAGATGCTAACTGAAGAAAGTCTTGATATACTTACATTTACAAGCCCATCTACGATTGATCATTTTATGAAAATCGTTGAGGAAAATAATTTGAGAGAAAAGCTGGAACATTGCATCGTTTCATGCATCGGTCCTGTTACAAAAAGGAAGGCAGAGGAGTGGGGATTGAAGGTCCATGCCATGCCGGAAAAATACACCGTCGAAGAGATGCTGAAAAGTGTTGCCAACTATATAAAAATGGAGGGTAATCTATGA